Within Paenibacillus albicereus, the genomic segment GGCCTCGTCGCGCAGAGCAACCCGGACTTCTACAGCAACAGCTTCAACCTGCATACGCTCGATACCGTGTTCTGGACGAGCAAGGCGTTCCCCAAAACCTGGATCAAGGGCGATGACGGCACCGTCAAGTGGGGCGGCATCCAGCCGGAGGTCAAGACGGCGCTCGGCATCATCCGCGACATGTACAAGGAAGGCAGCCTGGACTCCGACTTCGGCCTGAAGGACGGCGGCAAGACGACCGAGGACGTGAGCTCCGGCAAGGCCGGCATGGTGTTCGAGGCCTGGTACGCGCCGTTCTATCCGCTCGGCAACACGCTCCGCAACAACCCGAACGCGGAGTGGAAGCCGTATGCGATCCTGGACAGCGAGGGCAAGCTGCAAGTCGCGTCCAACCCGACTCCGGTCAGCTACATCGTCGTCCGCAAAGGCTACGAGAATCCGGAGCTGGCGATGAAGCTCATCAACCTGTCGACGGAAATCCTGGAGCGCAAGGACCCCGAGATTCAGGCGCTGTACGAGCAGTACAAGGAGATTAAGCTGTCGACGCTTCTGCATCCGACGTACATCGACTTCGGCATCGCCGATCCGGAAGTGCTCGGCAAGCGCTACATCAAGTACAAGGATCTCGTCGAGGGCAAGGCGGACGAGAGCATCCTCGGACCGGACGACACGGACGGCTGGGTGTCGCTGAAGCAGGAGATGGAGACGCCGTTCGCCTCCGTGCGCGACAAGCTCTCCTCCATGAGCGACGAGGACAAGAACGCCGCGTTCAACAACCACATCTCGTGGGTAGCCTGGATGGACGCGCTCAAGCTCAGCTCGACGGACAACCTGAACTACGTCACGAACGTGTTCAACGGCAGCACGAAGACGATGGACCGCAAATGGGAAAGCCTGCTGACGATGCAGAAGCAGGCGTACCTCAAGATCATCACCGGCAACGAGCCGCTCGATTCCTTCGACCGCTTCGTCGAGGACTGGAACAAGCAGGGCGGAGACCAGGTCACCCAGGAAGTCCAGGAAGAAGTCCAGAAAAACAACGGGTAGATCCAGTCAGGAGCAGAGAGAAACCATGCGAAAATCCTTCTGGAAGACGACCACGTTCCATTACCTGCTGATGCTGCTGCC encodes:
- a CDS encoding type 2 periplasmic-binding domain-containing protein; this translates as MKTKQAAAAAFLCALVLASACSNGNGNGGNAPAPGTNAAAGNGGAAEAAPDGPMSPYAETVSYTTVKGTTQNPNFPNGDTYEKNIWQDYVEKKLNVKGKISWSAPTDGEQYSKKLSVDIASNQLPDIFMIDGSTATPMLKQLVEGDMIEDLSEVFDKYASDTVKEHYAVDDNTALNGAKFDGKLMAIPGVPEQAQPMLVWLRQDWLEKLKLPEPKTLDDVRTISKAFTTQDPDGNGKNDTLGLVAQSNPDFYSNSFNLHTLDTVFWTSKAFPKTWIKGDDGTVKWGGIQPEVKTALGIIRDMYKEGSLDSDFGLKDGGKTTEDVSSGKAGMVFEAWYAPFYPLGNTLRNNPNAEWKPYAILDSEGKLQVASNPTPVSYIVVRKGYENPELAMKLINLSTEILERKDPEIQALYEQYKEIKLSTLLHPTYIDFGIADPEVLGKRYIKYKDLVEGKADESILGPDDTDGWVSLKQEMETPFASVRDKLSSMSDEDKNAAFNNHISWVAWMDALKLSSTDNLNYVTNVFNGSTKTMDRKWESLLTMQKQAYLKIITGNEPLDSFDRFVEDWNKQGGDQVTQEVQEEVQKNNG